A window from Fibrobacter sp. encodes these proteins:
- a CDS encoding ParB N-terminal domain-containing protein, with protein MDIKEVPISDIKPYENNPRNNEMAIDKVVASIKNFGFKVPIIIDRENVIVCGHTRYLAAQQLEMEKIPCIMADDLTPNQVKAFRLADNKVAEASGWDFTKLNEELSFLNEIAFDVEQFGFNPSEDVDFDSFLTNEENPEKKPKTITCPHCGKSFEK; from the coding sequence ATGGATATAAAAGAAGTTCCAATTTCGGACATAAAGCCATACGAGAATAACCCCCGCAACAATGAGATGGCGATTGACAAGGTTGTCGCCAGCATCAAGAATTTCGGTTTCAAGGTTCCCATCATCATCGACCGCGAAAATGTAATCGTCTGCGGTCATACCCGCTACCTCGCGGCCCAGCAGCTGGAAATGGAGAAAATCCCCTGCATCATGGCGGACGATCTCACCCCAAACCAGGTCAAGGCCTTCCGACTTGCCGACAATAAGGTGGCGGAAGCTAGTGGCTGGGATTTTACGAAGCTCAACGAGGAACTGTCCTTCCTCAATGAAATCGCCTTTGACGTCGAACAGTTCGGCTTCAACCCCAGCGAGGACGTGGACTTCGACAGTTTCCTCACCAACGAGGAAAACCCGGAAAAGAAACCCAAGACTATCACCTGCCCCCACTGTGGAAAGAGTTTCGAGAAATAA
- a CDS encoding DUF1073 domain-containing protein — translation MEKSKIQDGAYGNFVTGMGHAQMDKGESTFAKPYGGSDLYELAKMKVQDGIAARIVECVPETAFKHDISIIGDEDGTVLKECFSLGLIEALQVAGEYQRLTGGAIIVTEYENDDLQSLAAPPTSSAKVRQYRVYSAGTVDLQSSDFEGDSPKVFRVTLLDGERREIHPQRCTVIYGKKAPDVLRGVSLRERFFGTPALKASEQSLKNLANVMASIVNMATETGVMLFSLENFNEMLSKPDCGIRDAQELISLVKLSMSSFRGVFSGANDKFEILSHNFTGLPEVLQKAMNMVSADSRIPVSILFGQSATGLAQTNEGDTKAYGELVESWRSRYIYRPSARLISELAHRNCNASCSEFEWGPVSVMSLKEQLEAKKLQAETLNIYYQMGAIDADSIHESVFHNGHSWEVTVED, via the coding sequence ATGGAAAAAAGCAAGATTCAGGACGGAGCCTACGGCAATTTCGTCACAGGAATGGGTCACGCCCAGATGGATAAGGGAGAAAGTACCTTCGCAAAGCCCTACGGAGGAAGCGACCTCTACGAACTGGCGAAAATGAAGGTGCAGGACGGAATTGCAGCCCGAATCGTGGAATGTGTTCCGGAAACAGCCTTCAAGCATGACATTTCCATCATCGGAGACGAAGATGGAACAGTCCTCAAGGAATGTTTCTCCCTTGGCCTCATCGAAGCCCTGCAGGTCGCTGGCGAATATCAGCGTTTGACTGGAGGCGCAATCATCGTCACGGAATATGAGAATGACGATTTGCAGTCCCTGGCTGCACCCCCAACGTCCAGCGCCAAGGTGAGACAGTACCGCGTCTATAGCGCAGGGACAGTCGATCTTCAATCCAGCGACTTCGAGGGTGATTCCCCGAAAGTTTTCCGAGTCACCCTTCTGGACGGTGAAAGGCGCGAAATCCACCCCCAAAGATGCACTGTCATTTATGGCAAGAAGGCCCCGGACGTCCTTCGTGGAGTTTCCCTGCGAGAACGGTTCTTCGGAACACCCGCCTTGAAGGCCAGCGAACAGAGCCTAAAGAACCTCGCCAACGTCATGGCAAGCATCGTCAACATGGCGACGGAAACGGGCGTCATGCTTTTCAGCCTGGAGAACTTCAACGAAATGCTCTCCAAGCCGGACTGCGGCATCCGCGACGCACAGGAGCTTATAAGCCTCGTCAAGCTATCCATGAGTTCGTTCCGGGGCGTTTTCAGCGGCGCAAATGACAAATTCGAGATTTTAAGCCACAACTTCACAGGTTTGCCCGAAGTCCTGCAGAAGGCGATGAACATGGTCAGCGCGGATTCAAGAATCCCCGTCAGCATCCTTTTCGGACAGAGCGCCACTGGTCTCGCCCAGACTAACGAGGGCGACACAAAGGCCTATGGCGAACTGGTGGAAAGCTGGCGTTCCCGCTATATCTACCGTCCGTCAGCAAGGCTCATTTCCGAACTTGCCCACAGGAACTGCAACGCAAGCTGTAGCGAGTTCGAATGGGGACCAGTTTCTGTCATGAGCCTAAAGGAACAGCTGGAGGCAAAGAAGCTCCAGGCGGAAACCCTCAACATCTATTACCAGATGGGAGCCATAGACGCCGACAGCATCCATGAGAGCGTCTTTCACAACGGTCACTCCTGGGAAGTAACCGTAGAGGACTAG
- the terL gene encoding phage terminase large subunit, whose amino-acid sequence MPTYSIGWVHREICARLMGFFVDVMERKSPRLILTMPPRHGKSQLVSKHFPAWCFGVNPNISFIACSYSDSLSKRVNKDVQRIMDSSEFHRIFPNVSLPPRGSRFTRSANLLEIPNHIGSFRSTGIGGGITGMGCDILGIDDPLKDRQEANSITIRDRVWDWYTSTAYTRLSPGGGVLVTLTRWHEDDLAGRLLNAMKRGDGDQWTIINYPAIAEIDEPHRRIGEALHPERYPVEMLEKIKANVGSYDWNALYQQHPAPVGGSIIKREWLQEYEILPKVFDKIIQSWDFTFTDSASSDNVAGTVWGKVGSRFYLIDCVCEKMDFVSSIRALQRITVKHPKALKKIIEDKANGPAIISALKNQISGIVPYTPQGSKEARAFAVSPLFEAGNVFIPKQDAEHPWVRDYVEELVSFPTAPHDDRVDSTTQALNYLSTGTGSGMVSFI is encoded by the coding sequence ATGCCGACGTACAGCATCGGCTGGGTACATAGGGAAATCTGCGCCCGTCTCATGGGGTTCTTCGTGGACGTCATGGAACGCAAGAGTCCTCGACTCATTCTAACCATGCCTCCGCGACATGGCAAGAGCCAGCTTGTCTCCAAACACTTTCCAGCCTGGTGCTTTGGCGTAAATCCGAACATTTCCTTCATCGCCTGCAGCTATAGCGACAGCCTTTCAAAGCGAGTCAATAAGGACGTCCAAAGGATCATGGACTCAAGCGAGTTCCATAGAATCTTCCCAAACGTTTCCCTCCCCCCGCGCGGAAGCAGGTTCACCCGTTCCGCAAACCTGCTGGAAATACCGAACCATATCGGAAGTTTCCGAAGCACTGGTATCGGTGGCGGCATCACGGGCATGGGCTGTGACATTCTCGGCATTGACGACCCGTTGAAGGACAGACAGGAAGCGAACAGCATCACAATCCGCGACAGGGTCTGGGACTGGTACACATCTACGGCCTACACACGCCTTTCCCCAGGCGGTGGCGTTCTTGTGACGCTTACCAGATGGCATGAGGACGACTTGGCTGGACGCCTGCTCAACGCCATGAAGCGGGGCGATGGAGACCAGTGGACCATAATAAACTATCCCGCAATCGCGGAAATTGACGAGCCTCATCGTAGAATCGGAGAAGCCCTCCATCCGGAAAGATATCCGGTCGAAATGCTTGAGAAGATCAAGGCGAACGTGGGAAGCTATGACTGGAACGCCCTTTACCAGCAGCACCCCGCACCCGTCGGCGGAAGCATCATCAAGCGCGAATGGCTGCAGGAATACGAAATTCTGCCGAAGGTATTCGACAAGATTATCCAGAGCTGGGATTTCACGTTCACGGACAGCGCCTCAAGCGACAATGTAGCAGGAACCGTCTGGGGAAAGGTCGGCTCCCGCTTCTACCTCATCGACTGCGTCTGCGAGAAGATGGATTTCGTCTCCAGCATCCGCGCCCTGCAAAGAATCACAGTCAAGCATCCCAAGGCATTGAAGAAAATCATAGAGGACAAGGCCAACGGCCCCGCAATCATAAGCGCATTGAAAAACCAGATCAGCGGAATCGTCCCCTATACGCCGCAGGGGTCAAAGGAGGCGCGAGCCTTCGCTGTCAGCCCCCTTTTCGAGGCTGGGAACGTTTTCATCCCCAAACAGGATGCGGAACACCCCTGGGTTCGCGACTACGTCGAGGAACTGGTCTCCTTCCCCACAGCCCCGCATGACGACCGCGTGGACTCTACCACGCAAGCCCTCAACTACCTATCGACCGGGACAGGCTCCGGCATGGTCAGCTTCATCTAA
- the queC gene encoding 7-cyano-7-deazaguanine synthase QueC, with the protein MQKSKCDAVLLLSGGIDSTTVLEQLTKQGKKVFCLIFDYKQTLSKEIAYAAQNAKRLKQPYKIISIDLGFAGSKCSLISKTKISVNRDFKQIDSSIPTSYVEFRNGILLSYAVMFAEVNGIGEIYGGFNGLASGQYYDDTLPFIKAFEKAANLGTSPAFNVRIRAPFSMMEKAEIVKAGRKIGIDYEKNTWSCYNNGDRHCGKCDSCKQRERALKLGGCENG; encoded by the coding sequence ATGCAAAAATCAAAATGTGATGCGGTGTTGCTGCTATCCGGCGGGATTGACAGCACGACTGTTCTGGAACAGCTTACGAAACAGGGCAAGAAGGTTTTCTGCCTCATTTTCGACTACAAGCAGACATTATCCAAGGAAATCGCCTATGCCGCGCAGAACGCGAAGCGACTGAAACAGCCCTACAAGATTATCTCCATCGACCTGGGGTTTGCCGGAAGCAAGTGTTCTCTGATTTCCAAGACGAAGATCAGCGTAAACAGGGACTTCAAGCAGATAGATTCCTCCATACCCACAAGCTATGTGGAGTTCAGGAACGGAATCCTGCTCTCTTACGCGGTCATGTTCGCGGAAGTGAACGGCATAGGCGAAATCTACGGAGGCTTCAACGGGCTTGCAAGCGGTCAATACTATGACGACACCCTTCCCTTCATCAAGGCTTTCGAGAAGGCAGCAAACCTTGGCACAAGCCCAGCCTTCAACGTCCGAATCCGCGCCCCCTTCTCCATGATGGAAAAGGCTGAAATCGTCAAGGCCGGGCGCAAGATCGGAATCGACTATGAAAAGAACACCTGGAGCTGTTACAACAATGGAGACCGCCATTGTGGAAAGTGCGACAGCTGCAAACAGCGCGAACGCGCCTTGAAACTGGGAGGCTGTGAAAATGGCTAG
- the queD gene encoding 6-carboxytetrahydropterin synthase QueD has protein sequence MFKVSKRFEIAGAHRLELPYESKCNGLHGHNWIITVCCKSKTLNAQGMVVDFKQIKQSISEKLDHAYINDVVPFNPTAENIARWICEQVPFCYRVVVQESEGNIAEYDREEEN, from the coding sequence ATGTTCAAGGTAAGCAAGCGTTTTGAAATCGCAGGCGCGCACCGTCTGGAATTACCCTACGAAAGCAAGTGCAACGGCCTCCACGGACACAACTGGATTATTACGGTCTGCTGCAAGAGCAAGACCCTGAACGCCCAGGGAATGGTCGTGGATTTCAAGCAGATCAAGCAGAGCATTTCCGAGAAGCTGGACCACGCCTACATCAATGACGTAGTCCCGTTCAATCCGACTGCGGAAAACATCGCAAGGTGGATTTGCGAACAGGTGCCGTTCTGCTATCGCGTCGTCGTACAGGAAAGCGAAGGAAACATCGCGGAATATGATCGAGAAGAAGAAAATTGA
- a CDS encoding DUF2612 domain-containing protein, whose protein sequence is MALQHIDNLWKKLQSLVITQYKESTNLLALIEKVTGCFQDIEDSSYRLANFANIEEADGNWLDIIGKLRNLPRDDGESDKSYRDRLKILFKQSTAGTPQNIIQNAADLSKDRNPQYLDEVDGVFFVYTPKGKQLSRKTVASLAPAGVLGLPGASFKLTSGKALATVEQPHKLILAVAQDKNIIDNGYLSSEQGLPLLTEDGRHIIL, encoded by the coding sequence ATGGCTCTCCAACATATAGACAATCTCTGGAAAAAGCTGCAAAGCCTTGTAATCACCCAGTACAAGGAATCCACCAACCTTCTCGCCTTGATTGAGAAGGTGACAGGCTGTTTTCAGGACATTGAGGACAGTTCCTACAGACTTGCGAACTTCGCGAATATCGAAGAAGCGGACGGGAACTGGCTTGATATTATCGGAAAACTGCGAAACCTGCCGCGCGATGATGGCGAAAGTGACAAAAGCTACCGCGACAGGCTGAAAATTCTTTTCAAGCAGAGTACCGCGGGAACACCCCAGAACATCATCCAGAATGCGGCAGACCTATCAAAGGACAGAAACCCGCAATACCTTGACGAGGTTGATGGCGTCTTTTTCGTCTATACACCCAAGGGAAAACAGTTAAGTCGCAAGACTGTCGCCTCGTTGGCGCCTGCAGGCGTCCTTGGCTTACCCGGAGCTTCATTCAAACTGACTTCCGGAAAGGCGCTCGCAACGGTGGAACAGCCACACAAGCTCATTCTCGCTGTCGCACAGGACAAGAACATCATCGACAACGGATACCTCTCAAGCGAACAGGGATTGCCCCTGCTAACGGAAGACGGCAGGCACATCATCCTATAG
- a CDS encoding helix-turn-helix domain-containing protein, whose translation MANIDQTKQKNDYLTVKEVAKKIGFNPFTVYDWIKTRGMPVRRSCKRGRITIYWPDFLRWWKDLRND comes from the coding sequence ATGGCTAACATAGACCAAACAAAACAAAAAAACGACTACCTCACAGTCAAGGAGGTCGCAAAGAAGATCGGCTTCAACCCTTTCACCGTCTATGACTGGATAAAGACGCGCGGGATGCCCGTACGCCGCAGCTGCAAGCGTGGACGCATTACAATCTACTGGCCCGATTTTCTGCGCTGGTGGAAGGACTTGAGGAACGACTAA
- a CDS encoding 7-carboxy-7-deazaguanine synthase QueE — protein sequence MARTYRINTIFFSIQGEGKRVGTPQVFVRFSGCNMKCPFCDTDHEPFTEMTAEQIIAKAKEVGGNCRSVSFCGGEPTLQLDAELIKAFKGWYKSIETNGTKPVPAGIDYIVCSPKTSRIEPDNIDELRFVIKAGEPLPTPCKTARRMCLSPCFDGDNLVRENLDHCIELVKQNPGWILSLQWHKFIGIE from the coding sequence ATGGCTAGGACCTACAGGATAAACACAATCTTTTTCAGCATCCAGGGCGAAGGCAAGCGCGTAGGAACGCCACAGGTCTTTGTGCGTTTCAGCGGATGCAACATGAAATGTCCCTTCTGCGATACGGATCATGAACCGTTCACGGAAATGACCGCGGAACAGATTATCGCAAAGGCGAAGGAAGTTGGCGGAAATTGCCGTAGCGTCTCCTTCTGCGGTGGCGAGCCGACGCTCCAGCTTGACGCGGAACTTATCAAGGCCTTCAAAGGCTGGTACAAGTCCATCGAGACGAACGGCACAAAGCCAGTTCCCGCAGGGATTGACTACATCGTTTGCAGCCCCAAGACAAGCAGGATCGAGCCGGACAATATCGACGAGCTTCGTTTCGTCATAAAGGCTGGCGAACCGTTACCTACCCCATGCAAGACAGCGAGAAGAATGTGCCTTTCCCCCTGTTTTGATGGAGACAATCTTGTTCGCGAGAATCTTGACCACTGTATTGAGCTGGTCAAGCAGAATCCGGGCTGGATTCTTTCACTTCAATGGCACAAGTTCATAGGAATCGAATAA
- a CDS encoding GTP cyclohydrolase I has protein sequence MIEKKKIESLVRQLLQALNDNPNREGLRETPRRVADYYAEMFEGQNYTNEQIARKFGKCFKQKTDGQIVKVDDITIFSHCEHHLALMYDMKVSIRYIPHGKVLGLSKFARIAEMVGKRLQLQEKIGSDIAEVIHLATGSEDVEVSIEGKHACVTARGAKNVSMVTRTVHSSGAFRNHLTSNVTESIS, from the coding sequence ATGATCGAGAAGAAGAAAATTGAGAGCCTGGTAAGACAGCTTCTCCAGGCGCTCAATGACAATCCGAATCGCGAGGGGCTTCGGGAGACGCCCCGCCGCGTTGCGGACTATTATGCGGAAATGTTCGAAGGCCAGAACTACACCAACGAACAGATTGCAAGGAAGTTCGGCAAGTGCTTCAAGCAAAAGACGGATGGGCAGATTGTCAAGGTTGACGACATAACGATTTTCAGCCACTGTGAGCATCATCTGGCGCTCATGTACGACATGAAGGTTTCCATCCGCTACATTCCCCATGGCAAGGTTCTCGGACTTTCCAAGTTCGCCCGTATCGCGGAAATGGTGGGAAAGCGTCTCCAGCTCCAGGAAAAGATAGGAAGCGACATTGCCGAGGTCATTCACCTCGCGACTGGTTCAGAGGACGTCGAAGTGAGCATCGAAGGAAAGCACGCCTGTGTCACAGCAAGAGGCGCAAAGAACGTCTCCATGGTGACTCGGACTGTTCATTCCAGCGGAGCGTTCCGCAATCACTTGACCTCGAACGTCACCGAGTCAATCAGCTGA
- a CDS encoding minor capsid protein produces the protein MANSFLNFVRNVERIGQKKRGRRPVFSAHQFYPSAIEADLQKATREEFARALEQNIQLALMGFVDDLDDLAKAKAELSPEFVKKVSSLADAVGVKTGWNFSEYSKMLVGQPYFPPEAEKSIFDAWKANFQQLCISAETDAKAKISRLATDARMKGWSKSQLESAIRRELPMETKHRAELIARTEMGKLNSAANLSTYKKLGIRYYMWMTTLDGRERDSHALMNGLICSVENPDVYYEETPEGLVEHPRTSEMYHGTPGEDFQCRCSMVAWEPEIDGKYQVRQAEQPETPQQGANEATSAQLEKMEQTIAQQEKQLQALKMEQESLLSRQRLIQAAEKRHQRTPQQIADIQNRWEERLRRRRIAEIAQKRHEKRTISQENAIRKELERRTAIRTEAHKLLQEANGLHGLSGKDELEKALQKGGKSAYSEMEAQSAKLEESLKKLKACTYLEDPIQVARDFDYDTAILVNDSVKKKLDGMPRSLSSRKHDLEFEIKWVEDHKKYSSWKVAQDAYKKALREVEQKILWESDIQRVDEIKDFLAKHPKSGIIKKLAEDMDAAIAKGDAAARTELQQLLKKAETRKAEIEAKELRERLKKIKSGTAGGIPFGTVTLPELKATMGSKLPKTLEHLDDAIAKYEKSRKYGSDTKKYAKEIEANMKMLFQQHDLGMHIDDDILEKVFTSHFKNTFETGSSGGYCGPSLNADGSIKQSHARLGAAHNLFGLGSTDRANQLKIGQYEKYGNLLDHDKLREFKSHNPATQYGNVTVRFKKDKVVCTWTAGDSLGETYQPSLVTDPKAVSYDDMSERKLPKLGTDTSNMANFRDNNIRSYLELQFHGDVTIDCVESLTYPYDLMDKSKATHLQVAKKWQSIGAEVYYIKNGKLEKL, from the coding sequence ATGGCAAACAGCTTTCTCAATTTCGTAAGGAACGTGGAACGCATCGGACAGAAGAAGCGTGGACGCAGGCCCGTCTTTAGCGCCCACCAGTTCTATCCCAGCGCCATCGAGGCGGACCTTCAAAAGGCTACCCGCGAGGAATTTGCAAGGGCGCTGGAACAGAATATCCAGCTCGCCCTCATGGGCTTCGTTGACGACCTTGACGATCTTGCGAAAGCGAAAGCTGAACTGTCCCCGGAATTTGTAAAGAAGGTGTCAAGCCTAGCCGATGCCGTCGGAGTAAAGACGGGCTGGAATTTCAGCGAATATTCCAAAATGCTTGTGGGCCAGCCCTACTTCCCCCCGGAAGCGGAAAAGTCCATCTTTGACGCATGGAAGGCAAATTTCCAACAGCTCTGCATAAGTGCCGAAACCGACGCCAAGGCAAAGATATCCAGGCTCGCCACCGACGCGAGGATGAAGGGCTGGAGCAAATCGCAACTTGAATCTGCAATTCGCAGGGAATTGCCGATGGAGACAAAGCATCGCGCGGAGCTGATCGCCAGAACGGAAATGGGAAAGCTCAATTCAGCAGCCAACCTTTCCACCTACAAGAAGCTGGGCATCCGCTACTATATGTGGATGACAACGCTGGACGGGCGCGAGCGTGATTCCCACGCCCTCATGAACGGCTTGATCTGCAGCGTCGAAAATCCGGACGTCTATTATGAGGAAACTCCCGAAGGACTTGTGGAGCATCCAAGAACCTCGGAAATGTACCATGGAACCCCAGGAGAGGACTTCCAATGCCGTTGCAGCATGGTCGCTTGGGAGCCGGAAATCGACGGAAAATACCAGGTCAGACAGGCGGAACAGCCAGAGACTCCGCAGCAGGGCGCAAACGAGGCTACGAGCGCCCAGCTGGAAAAGATGGAACAGACTATCGCCCAGCAGGAAAAACAGCTGCAGGCGCTCAAAATGGAGCAGGAATCGCTGTTATCCAGGCAAAGGCTCATCCAGGCGGCAGAAAAACGCCACCAAAGGACACCCCAGCAGATCGCGGATATCCAAAATCGCTGGGAAGAAAGACTCCGCAGGCGCAGAATTGCCGAAATTGCCCAGAAAAGGCATGAAAAAAGGACTATTTCACAGGAAAACGCCATCAGGAAGGAGCTGGAACGCAGAACAGCCATCCGTACAGAGGCGCACAAGCTGTTACAGGAAGCAAACGGGCTTCATGGATTGTCCGGTAAGGACGAACTGGAAAAAGCCCTGCAGAAGGGTGGCAAAAGCGCCTACAGCGAAATGGAAGCCCAGAGCGCCAAGCTGGAGGAATCCCTCAAGAAGCTCAAGGCCTGTACCTACCTTGAGGACCCGATCCAGGTCGCCAGGGATTTCGACTATGACACAGCCATTCTCGTCAATGATTCCGTCAAGAAGAAACTCGACGGGATGCCCCGTTCCCTTTCCAGCCGAAAGCATGACCTTGAATTTGAAATCAAGTGGGTGGAGGACCATAAGAAGTATTCCAGCTGGAAGGTCGCGCAGGACGCCTATAAGAAGGCGCTTCGCGAGGTGGAACAGAAAATCCTATGGGAATCCGACATTCAACGCGTGGACGAAATCAAGGACTTTCTTGCCAAGCATCCGAAATCCGGGATCATCAAGAAGCTGGCGGAAGATATGGACGCCGCGATTGCAAAGGGTGACGCCGCGGCAAGAACGGAGCTTCAACAGCTGTTGAAAAAGGCCGAAACAAGAAAGGCTGAAATCGAAGCCAAGGAACTTCGCGAACGCTTGAAGAAGATCAAAAGCGGAACGGCTGGTGGAATCCCCTTCGGAACAGTCACTCTCCCAGAACTCAAAGCCACCATGGGTTCAAAATTGCCCAAGACCCTTGAGCATCTGGACGACGCCATCGCCAAGTATGAAAAATCCAGAAAGTACGGTTCGGACACGAAGAAGTACGCCAAGGAAATCGAAGCCAACATGAAGATGCTTTTCCAGCAGCATGACCTGGGAATGCACATTGACGACGATATTCTCGAAAAGGTTTTCACTAGCCATTTCAAGAACACTTTCGAAACAGGAAGCTCCGGCGGTTATTGTGGTCCAAGTCTAAACGCAGACGGTTCAATCAAACAGTCTCACGCGCGTTTGGGCGCCGCCCATAACCTTTTTGGCCTTGGTTCCACCGACAGGGCAAATCAGCTCAAGATTGGCCAGTACGAAAAATACGGAAACCTGTTGGACCACGACAAACTTCGCGAGTTCAAGTCCCACAATCCGGCCACGCAGTACGGAAATGTCACAGTTCGTTTCAAGAAGGATAAGGTCGTCTGCACCTGGACTGCTGGCGACAGCCTCGGCGAAACTTACCAGCCCAGCCTCGTCACCGATCCCAAGGCTGTTTCCTATGACGACATGAGTGAAAGGAAATTGCCAAAACTTGGAACGGACACTTCCAACATGGCGAATTTCCGCGACAACAACATCCGAAGCTACCTGGAACTACAGTTCCATGGCGACGTCACGATTGATTGCGTGGAATCACTTACCTATCCCTACGACTTGATGGATAAAAGTAAAGCCACCCATTTACAGGTGGCAAAAAAATGGCAGAGCATCGGAGCAGAGGTTTATTACATCAAGAACGGAAAGCTGGAAAAACTTTAA
- a CDS encoding GIY-YIG nuclease family protein yields MKPDLQRDKMHQPYTFKLDPNVWNNAIAEIELVLIGKRKNKIAIDSNVIGVKGAKLPQDIPVFPGIYAIWSNNSLKYIGETTNLKGRLKEHFISTSRDSKLNEIKKEVLKNRKMYVSFVCVSPASFRLAVEDRLIGKVKEDKPASLPWNDKSKNVADCTNWLLDTLKEAGNGGLNSIYLINKYVLECDFSVKVKKLLKRLVKEKKIEYTNEPGCEGYRLLKRKVKKKKRRIITKKN; encoded by the coding sequence GTGAAACCTGATTTACAGAGGGATAAAATGCATCAACCATATACGTTTAAACTTGACCCAAACGTATGGAATAACGCTATTGCAGAAATAGAATTGGTTTTAATTGGAAAGCGTAAAAATAAAATTGCTATAGATTCGAATGTGATTGGAGTAAAGGGCGCAAAGCTCCCTCAAGATATCCCTGTTTTTCCAGGAATTTATGCGATTTGGTCGAATAACTCTCTAAAATATATTGGTGAAACCACAAATTTGAAAGGAAGATTGAAAGAACATTTTATCTCTACTTCGAGAGACTCTAAATTGAATGAAATAAAAAAGGAGGTTTTAAAAAATAGAAAGATGTATGTTTCGTTTGTCTGCGTTTCCCCTGCATCATTTAGGTTGGCAGTTGAAGATAGATTGATTGGAAAAGTAAAAGAAGATAAGCCTGCATCTTTACCATGGAATGATAAAAGTAAAAATGTTGCTGATTGTACTAATTGGCTGCTTGATACGCTTAAAGAAGCTGGTAATGGTGGGCTAAATAGTATCTATTTGATTAACAAGTATGTTCTTGAGTGTGATTTTTCTGTTAAAGTGAAAAAACTTTTAAAAAGATTGGTCAAAGAAAAAAAGATAGAATACACAAATGAACCTGGCTGTGAGGGCTATCGCTTGCTGAAGAGAAAAGTAAAAAAGAAAAAAAGAAGAATAATAACGAAAAAAAATTAA
- a CDS encoding D-Ala-D-Ala carboxypeptidase family metallohydrolase: MIAKEIKNFTLAEMLVTNTGLPNFPSTLEQLENVLETAKRLQTVRNLFGRAIRVNSVYRSRLVNEAVDGSKTSMHLQALAADISAYSGNEGDNRNLYSLLEGKMKEMQIDQLIMYNKKAGDKSSTIRFIHVGWTDGTPRGQKLFK; the protein is encoded by the coding sequence ATGATCGCCAAGGAAATAAAGAACTTCACGCTGGCTGAAATGCTGGTGACGAACACAGGTCTCCCAAACTTTCCCTCAACCCTTGAGCAGCTGGAAAATGTTCTGGAAACAGCCAAGAGACTTCAAACTGTAAGAAACCTGTTTGGGCGTGCTATCCGCGTAAACAGCGTGTACCGTTCCAGGCTGGTAAATGAAGCTGTGGACGGATCAAAGACTTCGATGCACTTGCAGGCGCTTGCAGCGGATATTAGCGCCTATTCCGGAAACGAGGGCGACAATCGCAATCTTTATTCACTTCTGGAAGGCAAGATGAAGGAAATGCAGATTGACCAGTTGATTATGTATAACAAAAAGGCCGGGGACAAATCCTCGACCATTAGGTTCATTCATGTCGGCTGGACGGATGGGACGCCCAGGGGACAGAAACTGTTTAAGTGA
- a CDS encoding DUF1353 domain-containing protein — translation MKQELHVTAIEAPPTCWLKKRDCYLLQIATKVCVSYTLDGKEYKVIFKFKPDYKCDGLSVPKIFQWFLPSWDDNNRIYNWAGIIHDALYGNKGFGVFTREQCDSIFRGILRISGISRFKAGCADKALEWFACLHWGDDNLKCSKLVTMEKV, via the coding sequence GTGAAACAGGAACTCCATGTAACGGCAATCGAGGCCCCTCCGACCTGCTGGCTAAAGAAACGTGATTGCTATTTGCTGCAAATCGCAACGAAAGTCTGCGTTTCGTACACGCTGGACGGAAAGGAATACAAGGTCATATTCAAGTTCAAGCCAGACTATAAATGCGACGGTTTAAGTGTTCCCAAGATTTTCCAATGGTTCTTGCCTAGCTGGGACGATAACAACAGAATCTACAACTGGGCAGGCATCATTCACGATGCACTTTACGGAAACAAAGGCTTTGGCGTTTTCACGCGGGAGCAATGCGACAGCATCTTCCGAGGCATCCTCCGTATTTCCGGAATAAGCCGTTTCAAGGCTGGCTGTGCCGATAAGGCGCTGGAATGGTTCGCCTGTCTGCATTGGGGTGACGATAACCTCAAATGTTCAAAACTTGTCACGATGGAGAAAGTATGA